A portion of the Krasilnikovia cinnamomea genome contains these proteins:
- a CDS encoding sensor histidine kinase: protein MLLIGLYALAAAGVVGLAGAGALRLLRGRSILVHILVLLAVTVLAVVAGVATVARAMFLSGHDLNVVLVTVSAAAVISLAVGAVFGRRLAASAVWAQAARDRERRLEAGRRELVAWVSHDLRTPLAGLRAMAEALEDRVIDDRATVDEYHRRIRVETDRMTRLVDDLFELSRINAGALRLNPTTVPLRDVVSDAIAGVAPLAARRKVNVVAADSGWPLVRGGERELARVVSNLLMNSVRYTPEDGTVQITAGHERDDVWLAVSDTCGGIPDNDLDRVFDVAFRGERSRTPGAVDSGGGGGLGLAIVRGLVEAHGGNVGVRNTDRGCRFEVRLPRR from the coding sequence ATGCTGCTCATCGGGCTCTACGCGCTCGCTGCCGCAGGTGTCGTCGGGCTGGCCGGAGCGGGGGCGCTGCGGCTGCTGCGCGGGCGCTCGATCCTCGTACACATCCTGGTGTTGCTGGCCGTCACCGTGCTGGCAGTGGTCGCCGGTGTGGCCACGGTGGCGCGGGCCATGTTCCTGTCCGGCCACGACCTCAATGTCGTGCTCGTGACGGTCAGCGCCGCCGCCGTGATCAGCCTCGCCGTGGGGGCGGTCTTCGGCCGCCGGCTCGCGGCCTCCGCCGTGTGGGCGCAGGCGGCCCGGGACCGGGAGCGACGGCTGGAGGCCGGGCGACGCGAACTCGTCGCCTGGGTGTCCCACGACCTGCGCACGCCGCTGGCCGGGTTGCGGGCGATGGCCGAGGCCCTGGAGGACCGCGTCATCGACGACCGGGCAACGGTCGACGAGTACCATCGGCGGATCCGGGTGGAGACCGACCGCATGACCCGGCTCGTCGACGACCTGTTCGAGCTGTCCCGGATCAATGCCGGTGCGTTGCGGCTCAACCCCACCACGGTGCCGCTGCGTGACGTGGTGTCCGACGCGATCGCGGGCGTGGCCCCGCTGGCCGCCCGCCGCAAGGTCAATGTGGTCGCGGCGGACAGCGGCTGGCCCCTGGTCCGTGGCGGCGAACGCGAACTGGCCCGCGTCGTCAGCAACCTCTTGATGAACTCCGTCCGGTACACCCCGGAGGACGGCACCGTGCAGATCACCGCCGGGCACGAACGCGACGACGTGTGGCTGGCCGTCTCCGACACCTGCGGCGGCATCCCCGACAACGACCTGGACCGGGTCTTCGACGTCGCGTTCCGCGGCGAACGCTCGCGTACGCCCGGCGCGGTCGACTCCGGCGGTGGGGGAGGGCTCGGCCTGGCGATCGTCCGTGGCCTGGTGGAGGCACACGGCGGCAATGTTGGCGTACGCAACACCGACCGCGGATGCCGGTTCGAAGTGCGCCTGCCACGGCGATGA
- a CDS encoding response regulator transcription factor has translation MGSVARVGHRVLVVDDDPTVSDVVRRYLEQAGCEVRLAADGADGLAAIAAERPDLVVLDLMMPGIDGLEVCRRVRRQLPDLPVVMLTALGEEADRILGLEVGADDYVTKPFSPRELVLRIRSVLRRAAGQPAAGPAVPARLSDADLGVDTARRIAELGGAPLALTTREFDLLAFLMGHPGHAWSRAELLDQVWGWRFGDQSTVTVHVRRLREKIEQDPAEPRRIRTVWGVGYRYDPLDEGDGR, from the coding sequence ATGGGTAGCGTGGCCAGGGTGGGACATCGGGTACTGGTGGTCGACGACGATCCGACGGTCAGCGACGTCGTCCGGCGCTACCTGGAACAGGCCGGCTGCGAGGTCCGGCTCGCCGCCGACGGCGCCGACGGCCTCGCCGCGATCGCCGCCGAGCGCCCCGACCTCGTCGTACTCGACCTGATGATGCCCGGCATCGACGGCCTGGAGGTGTGCCGCCGGGTCCGGCGGCAGCTGCCCGATCTGCCCGTGGTCATGCTCACCGCGCTGGGCGAGGAAGCCGACCGCATCCTCGGGCTCGAGGTCGGCGCCGACGACTACGTGACCAAACCGTTCTCCCCGCGCGAACTCGTGTTGCGGATCCGGTCGGTGCTGCGCCGCGCCGCCGGGCAGCCGGCGGCCGGACCCGCCGTCCCCGCGCGGCTGTCCGACGCGGACCTGGGCGTCGACACCGCGCGCCGCATCGCCGAGCTGGGCGGCGCGCCGCTCGCGCTGACCACCCGGGAGTTCGATCTGCTGGCGTTCCTCATGGGCCACCCCGGGCACGCGTGGTCGCGGGCCGAGCTGCTGGACCAGGTCTGGGGCTGGCGGTTCGGCGACCAGTCCACGGTCACCGTCCACGTCCGCCGGTTGCGCGAGAAGATCGAGCAGGATCCGGCCGAACCGCGCCGCATCCGCACCGTCTGGGGCGTCGGCTATCGGTACGACCCGCTCGACGAGGGGGACGGCCGGTGA